CCAACAGGGCCGAAACGAGCAGATCCACAAAACCGCCGTAGAAGCCCATGGCCGGGATGAACACCAGCCCGGCTTGCCTCGCGTCGCTATCGAACGTCTCGTAGGTTGACAATGCGCTTCCCTGTTCAGCCGTCACGTCGAAATAATGGGCACCCGTCCGTAAAGCCGCTGCGGCCACCGGGTCGGCCGTATCCAGGAACGGGCCAGCGCAGTTGATCACGGCTGCCACGCCCGAAAATGCCCTGTCGAGCGAATTTGCGTCGTCGATGGACGCCTCTCGTATTTCGGCGGCTTGAACGCCGGCTTCCGCCAACTTCGCCGCGCTCCGCCCGACGGCAACGGCCTTCAGGTTCCTGCGGGCCAGTTCGGATAGCACGAACCTTCCGGTATGCCCGCTGGCGCCGTACACCGCGATTGCCACGTTTTGATATTGCTGCTCAGACAATTTCATTCCTCCACGATACAGACCTGTCTGTTTTAATACGTACAGGTCTGTAGCGCGTCAAGCGGTTTTTTGCTAGAAGGAATCGCGATGACAGCAAAGAGACGAGCGGAGGCCGCGTGAAGAAATCGGAGGTGAACGTGCAAGAAGTCCGGGAGCGCATTCTCGAGACGGCGTCGGCCCTGTTTTACCAGCAGGGCGTTCGCGCCGTTGGCGTGGACCTTGTCGTCGAAAAAGCCGGGGTCGCCAAGACGAGCCTATATCGCCATTTCCGCACGAAAGACGATCTCGTCGCGGCATTCCTCGAGCGAGAGGACAAAGACTTCTGGGGCACCTGGGACAAGGTCGCCCACCGGCATGTTGACGATCCGAAAGGAGAGCTGGACGCTCACCTCGATTGGATTGGTGAGCGCGTCAACCGCCCAGGTTACCGGGGCTGCCCGCAGATCAATGTCGCAGCCGAGTTTCCCGAAACCGATCATCCGGCTCGCAAAGTCGCTGCAGCGCATAAAGCAGAATTGAGGCGGCGACTTCATGTGATGGCTGAGCGACTGGGCGCGATCAGGCCCGCAGAACTCGCTGGGCAATTGGCGGTACTTATCAACGGCGCGTTTGTCAGCTCGCAGATGTTCGACGTTGGGGAAGCGAAACCTCTGCTGCAACGCGCGGCAAGCGCACTGCTTCAGGCAAGTCGCAGTTGAGCGACTCACCCGTTATTCGCTTACGGGCTCCCTTTCAGGCAACCGCTTGGGCCCCGGTTATCTCCACGAGCGAGCCGCACATGAAAGCGGCCTCGTCCGAGGCCAGAAAGGCGACAAGAGCGGCGACCTCCTCCGGTCTACCGATGCGGCCGAACGGAACGAGTTTGCCGAGATCGGCGATGGTGCGGCCTGCCCGCTTGACCCCCGCCTCCAGCATGGGCGTGTGGATTTCTCCGGGGCAGACGGCGTTTACGCGGATCTTGTGCGGAGCATAGTCACGAGCCAGATTCTGCGTGAAGGCCGCGACCGCCGCCTTGGTCGTGTTATAGGCGATGTGGTTCGGCGCCGGATAAAGGCCCCATTGCGAGGCGGTGTTGACGATCACGCCACCGCCGGCCTCGATCATGTGCGGAATGGCAGCGCGGCACAGATAAAACATCGAATCGAGGTTGACCGCGAAGCTTGTGTGCCAGTCGTCATCGGTGAGCGCCAGGAGGTTGCCGCGCCGGTTGATGCCGGCATTGTTGACGAGAATGTCGATGCGCCCCTTCTGGTCGAACACCTCTGCAATCAGGCCAAAACACGGCTCCCGCTGGGAAATATCGGCGGCGACGGCGATGGCGGAGCCGCCCTGCGAGACGATCTCGGCCGCGACCGCGCCAGCCGCTTCGCCGTTGACGTCGGAGACGACGACCAGCGCTCCCTCATCCGCCAGCCGCCGCGAAATGGCGGAACCGATACCGCCGCCTCCGCCGGTAACGACGGCGACCTTGCCTTCGAATCTCTTCATGTTTCTCTCCTCGAAAACTATCGAATGTAGCTGCCGCCATTGACGTCGAGCGTCGCGCCGTTCAGCGAACGCTGCGATGGCCTGAGCGCGAAGGCGACGAGTTCGGCGATTTCGGAAACCTCCGCCATTTCACCGATCGGTATGTCGGCGACGGCGGCCTGCTTGCCGAATTTCGCGACGAAGTCCTCGGCCATTTCCGTCTTGACCCAGCCCGGTGCGATCGCCAGCGCCACGACGCCATCCGAACCGAAGCTGCGCGCGATCGACTTCGTCAGGTTGATCAGCGCCGCCTTCGTTGCGCCATAGGGCATGGCATCGGCCGCATAGCCGCGCTGCCCGGCGCGGCTCGTCATATTGACGATCCGGCCGCCGCCACGCGCCTTGAAGTGCGTAAGTGCCTGCTTGCAGAGATCGGCCGCGGCAAAGAAATTCACCTGGAATTCCCTTTGCCAGGCCTCTCTCCAGGCGTCGGGCTCGGCATCGATCGAAATTTCGGTGCGGATGCCGGCATTGTTGATCAGCGCATGGATGCGGCCCGCAGCGGCCTCGGCCTCCTGCCAGAGCGCGAAGGCGCCGGCAGCGTTCGACAGGTCCGCCTGGACAATCAATCCTTCTCCCGGAAGGCGAGCCAGCAGCGCTTCGGCCGCGCCCCGGTCGCGGCCGTAGTGGATGATCGGGCGGGCGCCCTCCGCCGCGAGACGCTCGACGATGGCGGCACCGATGCCGCCCGAGGCGCCGGTGACGAGGACGGTCTGGCCCGAAAGTGATTCAATGGACATGTTTCCTCCTCAGCCGAGCATGTCGACCTGCGGTCCCCAGCTATCGGAGAGCACAAAACCCTTCTTGAACGGGTCATCTTCGGAAATGCGGAGCTGCTCGCGGCCGTAGATCCAGCCGCGCCCGGTGATCCGCGGCAGCACAGCGGGACGTCCGCCGACCTCGGTCGCGCCGATCGCCTCCGCCGTGAATTCTCCACCGATGATCGAGCGCGAGATCCGCCGGTCGCCCACGCCGATTTTCGCACGCGCGAAAAGGGTCGCAAGATTCGCGGAGCTTCCCGTCCCGCAGGGAGATCGGTCGACCCGGCCGGGCTTCAGCGTCGTGCAGGTGCGCACAGCCCCGTCCGGCTCCTCTCCGCGAAACATCACATAGGCGATCTCGTCGACGCCGCTGAGCAGCGGATGCTTCACCGTCACCTCATCGGCGAGCAGCGACTTCAACTCGATCCCCGCTTCGGCCAGATAGCGCGCATTGACCGGCGCGATCTCGCTGCCGACCTGATCGACATCGACGATCGCGTAATAGACGCCGCCGAAGGCGATATCGGCCCTGATACGGCCCCAGCGGGGAGTTTCGATCTCTCGGTCCAGGGCCTCGACGAAACTCGGCACGTTGTCGAGACTGACCGACAGGCAGCGTCCGTCGCGGCAGGCGGCGCGTGCAACGATCAGCCCGGCCGGCGTATCGAGCCGGACGATCGTTTCCGGTTCCTGCAT
This DNA window, taken from Sinorhizobium fredii NGR234, encodes the following:
- a CDS encoding SDR family NAD(P)-dependent oxidoreductase, translated to MKRFEGKVAVVTGGGGGIGSAISRRLADEGALVVVSDVNGEAAGAVAAEIVSQGGSAIAVAADISQREPCFGLIAEVFDQKGRIDILVNNAGINRRGNLLALTDDDWHTSFAVNLDSMFYLCRAAIPHMIEAGGGVIVNTASQWGLYPAPNHIAYNTTKAAVAAFTQNLARDYAPHKIRVNAVCPGEIHTPMLEAGVKRAGRTIADLGKLVPFGRIGRPEEVAALVAFLASDEAAFMCGSLVEITGAQAVA
- a CDS encoding TetR/AcrR family transcriptional regulator, with protein sequence MKKSEVNVQEVRERILETASALFYQQGVRAVGVDLVVEKAGVAKTSLYRHFRTKDDLVAAFLEREDKDFWGTWDKVAHRHVDDPKGELDAHLDWIGERVNRPGYRGCPQINVAAEFPETDHPARKVAAAHKAELRRRLHVMAERLGAIRPAELAGQLAVLINGAFVSSQMFDVGEAKPLLQRAASALLQASRS
- a CDS encoding proline racemase family protein; this translates as MNWGRSLDLLEVHCQGEVGKVIVGGAPDIPGATMLDKMNHINQVDDSLRRFVTFEPRASVAMSVNLLLAPLHPDADAGFIVLQADRAHPMSGSNCICVVTALLESGRVAMQEPETIVRLDTPAGLIVARAACRDGRCLSVSLDNVPSFVEALDREIETPRWGRIRADIAFGGVYYAIVDVDQVGSEIAPVNARYLAEAGIELKSLLADEVTVKHPLLSGVDEIAYVMFRGEEPDGAVRTCTTLKPGRVDRSPCGTGSSANLATLFARAKIGVGDRRISRSIIGGEFTAEAIGATEVGGRPAVLPRITGRGWIYGREQLRISEDDPFKKGFVLSDSWGPQVDMLG
- a CDS encoding SDR family NAD(P)-dependent oxidoreductase; the protein is MSIESLSGQTVLVTGASGGIGAAIVERLAAEGARPIIHYGRDRGAAEALLARLPGEGLIVQADLSNAAGAFALWQEAEAAAGRIHALINNAGIRTEISIDAEPDAWREAWQREFQVNFFAAADLCKQALTHFKARGGGRIVNMTSRAGQRGYAADAMPYGATKAALINLTKSIARSFGSDGVVALAIAPGWVKTEMAEDFVAKFGKQAAVADIPIGEMAEVSEIAELVAFALRPSQRSLNGATLDVNGGSYIR